Genomic DNA from Streptomyces sp. GS7:
GGCGGAGAGCGAGACCCGGATGGTGTCGCCGATGCCCTCGCTGAGCAGCGCGCCGAAGGCGACCGCGGACTTGATGGTGCCCTGGAAGGCGGGGCCGGCCTCGGTGACGCCGAGGTGGAGGGGGTAGTCGCAGGCGGCGGCGAGCTGGCGGTAGGCGTTGACCATCACGACCGGGTCGTTGTGCTTGACCGAGATCTTGATGTCGCGGAAGCCGTGCTCCTCGAAGAGCGACGCCTCCCAGAGGGCGGACTCCACCAGGGCCTCGGGGGTGGCCTTGCCGTACTTCTGGAGCAGCCGCCGGTCCAGGGAGCCGGCGTTGACGCCGATGCGGATCGGGGTGCCGGCGTCGGAGGCCGCCTTGGCGATCTCCTTGACCTTGTCGTCGAACTGCTTGATGTTGCCGGGGTTGACCCGGACCGCGGCGCAGCCGGCGTCGATCGCGGCGAAGACGTACTTCGGCTGGAAGTGGATGTCCGCGATGACCGGAATCTGGGACTTCTTGGCGATGACCGGCAGCGCGTCGGCGTCGTCCTGGGTCGGGCAGGCGACCCGGACGATCTGGCAGCCGGAGGCCGTCAGCTCGGCGATCTGCTGGAGCGTGGCGCCGATGTCGGAGGTACGGGTGGTGGTCATCGACTGCACCGACACCGGTGCGTCGCCGCCCACGGCGACCGAACCGACCTGGATCTTGCGGCTGACCCGGCGGTCGGCGAGCTTCGCCGGTACGTCCGGCATTCCCAGTGCAATGGCAGTCATCTGGTGAGCAACCCCAAGGTGTGGATCTCGGCCCGGATTCGGTGGGCTCCGGGTCATCGAGATTACGGCACGGAGGTTGCCAGAGGCACATCGAACCCTTTTGCCCCCTCGAAAGGGGCGGCCGGGCACGCCCGCTCGGTCGCAGGGTGCCCGGCCGTGGCCGATCGGACGGGCCTAGGTCAGCTTCACCGGGTTCACCACGTCCGCGACCAGCACGAGCAGGGTGAAGCAGACGAAGATGCCGGCGACGACGTACGCGACGGGCATCAGCTTGGCGACGTCGAAGGGGCCGGGGTCCGGGCGCCGGACGACCCGGGCGAAGGCCCGCCGCACCGACTCCCACAGGGCGCCGGCGATATGGCCGCCGTCCAGCGGCAGCAGCGGCAGCATGTTGAACAGGAACAGCGAGAGGTTGAAGCCGGCGACCAGGAAGAGCATGGTGGCCACCCGCTGCTCCGGCGGGATGTGGAGCGAGAAGACCTCGCCGCCGACCCGGGCCGCGCCGACCACGCCCATCGGGGAGTCCTGCTTGCGCTCGGCGCCGTTGAAGGCCGCGTTCCACAGGTCCGGGATCTTGCCGGGGAGGCTTATCAGCGACTCGGTGCCCTGCTGGACCATGGTGCCCATGCGGTCGACGGACTGGCCGAAGGACTGCTTGACGATGCCGCTGGCCGGGGTGAAGCCGAGGAATCCGGCGCTGACGTACTGGCCGGGGACGTAGCCGCCGTGGCCGTCGGTCTTGGCGACCTTGTTCTCGATGAGGTCGGCGTGCAGCGTCTGCCGGGCGCCGTGCCGCTCGACGACGATGGTCGCCGGGCCGGTGGTCCGGCGGATCTGGTCCTGGAGGGTTCCCCAGTCGGGGACGGCGTGGCCGTTGAAGGAGACGATCCGGTCGCCGGCCCGCAGGCCCGCGGCCTTGGCCGGGGAGTCCTTGGCGCCGGCCGGGCACTTGTCGGACTTGGCGGAGGCCGCGATGACGCAGTCCGAGACCGAGCTGACCTGGGTGGTCTGGGTGTTGATGCCGAAGCCCATCAGCACGCTCATGAAGATCACCACGGCCAGGACCAGGTTCATGAACGGCCCGGCGAACATCACGATCACGCGCTTCCAGGGCTTGCGCGTGTAGAACAGCCGGTGCTCGTCGCCGGGCTGCAGCTCCTCGAAGGCGGCCGAGCGGGCGTCCTCGATCATGCCGCGGAACGGCGAGGTGGAGCGGGCCTGGAGCTTCCCGTCGTCGCCGGGCGGGAACATGCCGATCATCCGGATGTAGCCGCCGAGCGGGACGGCCTTGATGCCGTACTCGGTGTCGCCCTTCTTGCGGGAGAAGATCGTCGGCCCGAAGCCCACCATGTACTGCGGCACGCGGATGCCGAACATCTTGGCCGTGGAGAGGTGGCCGAGCTCGTGCCAGGCGATGGAGAAGAGCAGGCCGACGACGAAGACGACTATGCCGAGGATGGTCATCCAGGTCGTCATGCGCGAGCCTCCGATGGGGTGTGTGCCGCCCGGGCGGCCAGTTCGCGGGCGCGGGCGCGCGCCCAGGTCTCCGCTTCCAGGACGTCCGCGACCGTCAGGGAAGTTCCCGCGGCGGGCGTGCCGCTCCGCTGTGCTCCGCCTTGGCTGCTGTTCATCACCACTCCGGATGCCAGGCCTTCGTCGACCACTGCCGCGACCGTATCGACAATCCCTGTGAACGGCAGCCCGCCGCCGAGGAAGGCCGCGACGCACTCCTCGTTCGCGGCGTTGAAGACCGCGGGGGCGGTGCCGCCCAGCTCGCCGACGTGGCGGGCCAGCGGCACGGACGGGAAGGCGTCCTCGTCCAGCGGGAAGAACTCCCAGGTCTGCGCCGTCGTCCAGTCGACACCGGGGGCGGCGTCCGGGACCCGGTCCGGCCAGCCGATGCCCAGCGCGATCGGCATGCGCATGTCGGGCGGGCTGGCCTGGGCGAGGGTCGAGCCGTCGGTGAACTCCACCATCGAGTGGATGTAGGACTGCGGATGGACCACGACCTCGATGCGGTCGAAGGGGACGTCGAAGAGCAGGTGCGCCTCGATGACCTCCAGGCCCTTGTTGACCAGGGTCGCGGAGTTGATGGTGACGACCGGCCCCATGGACCAGGTGGGGTGGGCCAGCGCCTGCTCGCGCGTGACACCGGCCAGCTCACGCTTGGTACGGCCACGGAACGGGCCGCCGGAGGCGGTGACGACCAGCTTGCGGACCTCGGCCCGGGTGCCGCCGGACAGCGCCTGGAAGAGCGCGGAGTGCTCGGAGTCGACCGGGATGATCTGGCCGGGCCGGGCGGCGGCCTTGACCAGCGGGCCGCCGACGATCAGGGACTCCTTGTTGGCGAGGGCCAGCACCCGGCCCGCCTTCAGGGCGGCGAGTGTGGGGGCGAGGCCGATGGAGCCGGTGATGCCGTTGAGGACGGTGTGGCAGGGCAAGGCGGCGAGCTCGGTGGCCGCGTCGGGGCCGGCCAGGATCTCCGGCACGGGCGCGCCGGCGCCGTAGCGCGCGGTCAGCGCCTCGCGGAGCGCGGGCACCGTCTCCTCGCGCGAGACCGCGACGGTGGCGACCCGCAGCCGGTGCGCCTGCTCGGCGAGCAGTTCGACCCGGCCGCCGGCCGCGGCGAGCGCGGTGACCCGGAAGCGGTCGGGGTTGCGCAGCACGATGTCGATCGCCTGGGTGCCGATCGAACCGGTCGAGCCGAGGATCACGATCTCCCGGGGGCCTCCCGGGTCGGTACGGGCCGGCTCGAAGCGCAGGTGCGGATGGGCGAGGGTGTCCGTCATGCGGTCCATTGTGGCCGGTCGGCGGGGCACCTCGGCCACCGAGGGCCGCGGCGCCTCGTACGGGCGACCCGCGGGCCGTCCGTACGAGGCGCGGGGCCGCTACGTGATCGGGCGGCGGGCGTTGTCCTTCAGGCTCGGGCCGGGGGCGGCGTCGGCGATCCAGGGGCCGTCGCCGCTGGGGTCGATGACGCCCTCCTCCAGCCAGGTGTAACTGCCGCCCAGGACACCGGCGACGACCTTGCGGTCCAGTTCGTCGGTGTTGGTCCACAGCCGGCCGAACAGCTCCTCGACGCGGATCCGGGCCTGCCGGCAGAAGGCGTCGGCGAGTTGGTGCGCCTCGCGGCCGTGGTCGCCGGTCATCCTCAGGTGCTCGGCCCGTACGCAGGCCGCGCTCATCGCGAACAGCTCCGCGCCGATGTCGACGATCCGGCCGAGGAAGCCCTGCTTGGTCTCCATCTTCGCCTGCCAGCGGGACATCGCGTAGAAGGTGGACCGGGCGAGCTTGCGGGAGGTCCGCTCGACATATCGCAGATGGCTCGCCAGCTCGCCGAACTCCTGGTAGGTGCGCGGGAGTTGGCCGGGTCCCGCGACGAGCCTGGGCAGCCAGCGGGCGTAGAAGCCGCCGGCCTTGGCGGCGGCCCGGCCCTTGTCGGCGAGGGACTTGTCCGGGTCGATGAGGTCGCCGGCGACCGACAGGTGGGCGTCGACGGCCTCGCGGGCGATCAGCAGGTGCATGATCTCCGTGGAGCCCTCGAAGATCCGGTTGATGCGCATGTCCCGCAGCGCCTGCTCGGCGGGGACGGCGCGTTCGCCGCGGGCGGCGAGCGAGTCGGCGGTCTCGAAGCCGCGGCCGCCGCGGATCTGGACCAGCTCGTCGGCGATCCGCCAGCCCATCTCGGAGCCGTAGAGCTTGGCGAGGGCGGCCTCGATGCGGATGTCGTTGCGGTTCTCGTCGGCCATCTGCGAGGCGAGGTCGACGACGGCTTCCAGGGCGAAGGTGGTCGCCGCGATGAACGAGATCTTGGCGCCGACCGCCTCGTGCCGGGCGATCGGGCGGCCCCACTGCTCGCGGGCGCCGGACCACTCGCGGGCGATCTTCAGGCACCACTTGCCGGTACCGGCGCACATCGCCGGCAGCGAGAGCCGTCCGGTGTTGAGCGTGGTCAGCGCGATCTTCAGGCCGGCGCCCTCGGGGCCGATGCGGTTGGCGGCCGGGACCCGCACCCGGTGGAAGCGGGTGACGCCGTTCTCCAGGCCGCGCAGGCCCATGAAGGCGTTGCGGTTCTCGACGGTGATGCCGGGCGAGTCGGCCTCGACGACGAAGGCGGTGATGCCGCCCTTGCTCGCCTTGCTCGTCTCGGTCGCCTCGGAGGCGGGCACCCGGGCCATCACCACCAGCAGGTCGGCGACCACGCCGTTGGTGGTCCACAGCTTCACGCCGTCGAGCACGTAGTCGTCGCCGTCGCGGACGGCCGAGGTGGCGAGCCGGGCCGGGTCCGAGCCGACGTCGGGCTCGGTCAGCAGGAACGCGGAGATGTCCGTCCTGGCCAGCCGCGGCAGGAAGGTCTCCTTCTGCTCCTGGGTGCCGAAGAGCTTCAGCGGCTGCGGTACGCCGATCGACTGATGCGCGGAGAGCAGCGCGCCGATCGCCGGGCTGGCCGAGCCGGCCAGGGCGAGCGCGCGGTTGTAGTAGACCTGGGTCAGCCCGAGGCCGCCGTACTTCGGGTCGATCTTCATGCCGAGGGCGCCGAGTTCCTTGAGCCCGTTGACGGTCTCGTCCGGGATGCGCCCCTCGCGCTCGATCCGGGCACCGTCGACCTCGGTCTCGCAGAACTCCCGCAGCGTGGCGAGGAACTTCTCGCCACGCCGCACGTCGTCGGCCGCCGGGGTGGGGTGCGGATGGATGAGGTCGAGCCGGAAGCGCCCCAGGAACAGCTCCTTGGCGAAGCTTGGCTTGCGCCAGTCCTGCTCGCGGGCCGCCTCGGCGACCTGGCGCGCTTCGCGCTCGGAAACGTTGCGGATGGACGGAGCGGTCATCAGGAGCTCACCTCGCCGCGGATCGGGAGTTCTGCACCGGCGAGCCGGTCGGCCGCCGGACAGTGCTACTTGTGAGAGTTACCCGATCCGCACGGGTTGCACCAGTGGAGGCACGGGACGGCACCCGCCCCGGGAGCGGGTACCCGCCACGGGTGATTCACGCGGCGACATGCGCCGCGCGGCACGGTGCCGCGCCGCGGTCACGGCGTCCGTACGGCACGGTGAGAGCCGGCACCGCGCGCGGGCCGGGCACCGTCCTCAGGGGCGGGCGGCATCCCGCGCCGGCGGTACGCGGGCCGCTGCTCCTCCCCTGCGGCACGGCCCCGGGGGAGAACGGGGGACGCGGCGCGCTCCGGAACAGGGTGCGGAGCGCGCCGCGTCGGGGCCGGCGCCGGGGGGTGCGCCGGCCGGGGACCTGGCTGGGCGGTACGGCCCCAGGGATGGCCGTCGCTGTCCACCGGACCAGGCCGTCGGGCGGGCCGGGAACCGGCCGGGTCCTACAGGTCCAGTCCGGTGAGGACCAGCACCCGCTCGTAGGTGTAGTCGTCCATCGCGAAGCGCACGCCCTCGCGGCCGACGCCGGACTGCTTGACGCCGCCGTACGGCATCTGGTCGGCGCGGTAGGACGGCACGTCGCCGATCACCACACCGCCGACCTCCAGCGCGCGGTGGGCGCGGAAGGCGGTCCGGGCGTCGTGCGTGAACACACCGGCCTGGAGGCCGAACTTGGAGTCGTTGACGGCCGCGAACGCCTCGTCCACCCCGTCGACCTTCTTGAGGGTGAGCACCGGGCCGAAGACCTCCTCGCAGGCCAGGATCGCGTCGGACGGCACGTCCGCCAGCACGGTCGGCGCGTACGAGGCGCCGTCGCGCTTGCCGCCCGCCAGCAGCCGGGCGCCGCGCTGCACGGCGTCGTCCACCCATGACTCGACGCGCTTGGCGGCGTCCTCGCTCACCAGCGGGCCGACCTCGGTCGCGTCGTCCGACGGGTCGCCGGTGACCTGGGCCCCGACGGCCGCGACGACCTTGGGTACCAGCCGGTCGTAGACGGAGGCGTCCGCGACGACCCGCTGCACGGAGATGCAGGACTGGCCGCCCTGGTAGTTGGAGAAGGTGGCGATGCGCTGCGCCGCCCAGTCCAGGTCCGCCTCGGAGGACCAGTCGGGCAGGACCACGGCCGCGCCGTTGCCGCCCAGTTCCAGGGTGCAGTGCTTGCGCGGCACCGAGTCGAGGATGGCGTAGCCGACCTTGTCGGAGCCGGTGAAGGAGATGACCGGCAGCCGCTCGTCCTGGACCAGCGCCGGCATGCGGTCGTTGGGAACCGGGAGGATCGACCAGGAGCCGGCGGGCAGGTCGGTGCCGGCGAGCAGCTCGCCGATGATCAGGCCGGACAGCGGGGTGGCCGGGGCCGGCTTGAGGATGATCGGGGCGCCGGCGGCGATGGCCGGGGCGATCTTGTGAGCGCAGAGGTTCAGCGGGAAGTTGAACGGCGCGATGCCCAGGACCGTGCCGCGCGGGAAGCGGCGGGTGAGCGCGAGCCGGCCGGCGCCGCCCGCGTCGGTGTCCAGGCGCTGCGCCTCGCCGCCGTTGAAGCGGCGGGCCTCCTCGGCGGCGAACCGGAAGACGGACACCGCGCGGCCGACCTCGCCGCGGGCCCACTTCATGGGCTTGCCGTTCTCCGCGGAGATCAGCCGGGCGATCTCCTCGGCCCGCTCCTGGAGCCCGCGCACCACGTGGTCCAGGGCGGCGGCCCGCACATGGGCGGGGGTCGCGGCCAGTTCCTCCTGGACGGCGACGGAGGCGGCAACGGCCTCCTCGACCTGGGCCTCGGTGGGGACGCTCACCGTGCCGACGAGACGTCCGTCCCAGGGGGAGGTGACATCGAAGGTGGCGTCGCCGGTGGCCTGACGGCCGGCGAGCCAGAAGGCGGTGGGGGCTGCAGCAGTGTTCGGCACAGTGGATCCCGGCCCTTCAGTGGTGGTGGGTGGTGCGCGCAGCTCGGGGAGCGGCTCGGCGGTTGACTCTGAGCCCACCGTAGGGGCGCGGCGCCGTCCTGACGCTTGTCCGAAGCGGCGAAATCCGGTGCCGTGTCCCTCCGCGGTGGAGTCAGCGCGGTGGCGGGCGCCGGTGCGCCGCTCCCCCGGGCTACTCCCCCGGCGGCACCGACGTCGCCTTCAGCGCCAGCCACAGCTCCATGCGGACGTCCGGATCGTCCAGCGAGCGGCCCAGGATCTCCTCCACCCGCCGCATCCGGTAGCGCAGGGTGTGGCGGT
This window encodes:
- the ispG gene encoding flavodoxin-dependent (E)-4-hydroxy-3-methylbut-2-enyl-diphosphate synthase: MTAIALGMPDVPAKLADRRVSRKIQVGSVAVGGDAPVSVQSMTTTRTSDIGATLQQIAELTASGCQIVRVACPTQDDADALPVIAKKSQIPVIADIHFQPKYVFAAIDAGCAAVRVNPGNIKQFDDKVKEIAKAASDAGTPIRIGVNAGSLDRRLLQKYGKATPEALVESALWEASLFEEHGFRDIKISVKHNDPVVMVNAYRQLAAACDYPLHLGVTEAGPAFQGTIKSAVAFGALLSEGIGDTIRVSLSAPPVEEVKVGIQILESLNLRPRRLEIVSCPSCGRAQVDVYKLADEVTAGLEGMEVPLRVAVMGCVVNGPGEAREADLGVASGNGKGQIFVKGEVIKTVPESKIVETLIEEAMKIAAQMEADGVASGEPVVTTAG
- a CDS encoding M50 family metallopeptidase, encoding MTTWMTILGIVVFVVGLLFSIAWHELGHLSTAKMFGIRVPQYMVGFGPTIFSRKKGDTEYGIKAVPLGGYIRMIGMFPPGDDGKLQARSTSPFRGMIEDARSAAFEELQPGDEHRLFYTRKPWKRVIVMFAGPFMNLVLAVVIFMSVLMGFGINTQTTQVSSVSDCVIAASAKSDKCPAGAKDSPAKAAGLRAGDRIVSFNGHAVPDWGTLQDQIRRTTGPATIVVERHGARQTLHADLIENKVAKTDGHGGYVPGQYVSAGFLGFTPASGIVKQSFGQSVDRMGTMVQQGTESLISLPGKIPDLWNAAFNGAERKQDSPMGVVGAARVGGEVFSLHIPPEQRVATMLFLVAGFNLSLFLFNMLPLLPLDGGHIAGALWESVRRAFARVVRRPDPGPFDVAKLMPVAYVVAGIFVCFTLLVLVADVVNPVKLT
- the dxr gene encoding 1-deoxy-D-xylulose-5-phosphate reductoisomerase — encoded protein: MTDTLAHPHLRFEPARTDPGGPREIVILGSTGSIGTQAIDIVLRNPDRFRVTALAAAGGRVELLAEQAHRLRVATVAVSREETVPALREALTARYGAGAPVPEILAGPDAATELAALPCHTVLNGITGSIGLAPTLAALKAGRVLALANKESLIVGGPLVKAAARPGQIIPVDSEHSALFQALSGGTRAEVRKLVVTASGGPFRGRTKRELAGVTREQALAHPTWSMGPVVTINSATLVNKGLEVIEAHLLFDVPFDRIEVVVHPQSYIHSMVEFTDGSTLAQASPPDMRMPIALGIGWPDRVPDAAPGVDWTTAQTWEFFPLDEDAFPSVPLARHVGELGGTAPAVFNAANEECVAAFLGGGLPFTGIVDTVAAVVDEGLASGVVMNSSQGGAQRSGTPAAGTSLTVADVLEAETWARARARELAARAAHTPSEARA
- a CDS encoding acyl-CoA dehydrogenase family protein, whose protein sequence is MTAPSIRNVSEREARQVAEAAREQDWRKPSFAKELFLGRFRLDLIHPHPTPAADDVRRGEKFLATLREFCETEVDGARIEREGRIPDETVNGLKELGALGMKIDPKYGGLGLTQVYYNRALALAGSASPAIGALLSAHQSIGVPQPLKLFGTQEQKETFLPRLARTDISAFLLTEPDVGSDPARLATSAVRDGDDYVLDGVKLWTTNGVVADLLVVMARVPASEATETSKASKGGITAFVVEADSPGITVENRNAFMGLRGLENGVTRFHRVRVPAANRIGPEGAGLKIALTTLNTGRLSLPAMCAGTGKWCLKIAREWSGAREQWGRPIARHEAVGAKISFIAATTFALEAVVDLASQMADENRNDIRIEAALAKLYGSEMGWRIADELVQIRGGRGFETADSLAARGERAVPAEQALRDMRINRIFEGSTEIMHLLIAREAVDAHLSVAGDLIDPDKSLADKGRAAAKAGGFYARWLPRLVAGPGQLPRTYQEFGELASHLRYVERTSRKLARSTFYAMSRWQAKMETKQGFLGRIVDIGAELFAMSAACVRAEHLRMTGDHGREAHQLADAFCRQARIRVEELFGRLWTNTDELDRKVVAGVLGGSYTWLEEGVIDPSGDGPWIADAAPGPSLKDNARRPIT
- a CDS encoding aldehyde dehydrogenase family protein, which encodes MPNTAAAPTAFWLAGRQATGDATFDVTSPWDGRLVGTVSVPTEAQVEEAVAASVAVQEELAATPAHVRAAALDHVVRGLQERAEEIARLISAENGKPMKWARGEVGRAVSVFRFAAEEARRFNGGEAQRLDTDAGGAGRLALTRRFPRGTVLGIAPFNFPLNLCAHKIAPAIAAGAPIILKPAPATPLSGLIIGELLAGTDLPAGSWSILPVPNDRMPALVQDERLPVISFTGSDKVGYAILDSVPRKHCTLELGGNGAAVVLPDWSSEADLDWAAQRIATFSNYQGGQSCISVQRVVADASVYDRLVPKVVAAVGAQVTGDPSDDATEVGPLVSEDAAKRVESWVDDAVQRGARLLAGGKRDGASYAPTVLADVPSDAILACEEVFGPVLTLKKVDGVDEAFAAVNDSKFGLQAGVFTHDARTAFRAHRALEVGGVVIGDVPSYRADQMPYGGVKQSGVGREGVRFAMDDYTYERVLVLTGLDL